One Mycoavidus sp. HKI genomic region harbors:
- the gltX gene encoding glutamate--tRNA ligase, translating into MDKIKNSTVRTRFAPSPTGFIHLGNIRSALYPWAFARRAGGTFILRIEDTDLERSTQAAVDVILESMAWLGLTLDEGPFYQMQRMDRYREVIAQMLAAGLAYPCYMSPEELDRLRDAQRERGEKPRYDGRWRPEEGKQLPPLPAGVKPVVRFKNPTTGSVIWEDAVKGRVEIANQELDDLIIARPDGTPTYNFCVVVDDIDMRITHVIRGDDHVNNTPRQLNILSALGQTPPIYAHLPTVLDANGEKMSKRNGAMSVIQYRDEGYLPEAVLNYLARLGWSHGDDEIFSCEQLVAWFDLEHLGKSPAQYDPDKLKWLNQHYIKHADDARLAQLVQPFLTTLEVDWTQGPALTEVVALLKDRAATLRELAAAAVIFYRAPDTPLDELAQHLTEPVRLALAELGQNLSNIEWLRTTINAALKTVLKAHGLKMPQLAMPLRLLIAGTTHTPSIDAVLELFGRERVLARLATVTR; encoded by the coding sequence ATGGACAAAATTAAAAACTCTACGGTGCGCACCCGTTTCGCACCCAGCCCTACTGGCTTTATTCACCTCGGTAATATTCGCTCAGCCCTTTACCCATGGGCGTTCGCTCGTCGAGCGGGCGGTACGTTCATTTTGCGGATTGAAGATACAGACTTAGAGCGCTCAACGCAAGCGGCGGTGGACGTGATCCTTGAGAGCATGGCTTGGCTTGGGCTTACTCTTGATGAGGGGCCTTTTTATCAAATGCAACGCATGGATCGCTACCGCGAGGTGATAGCGCAAATGCTAGCGGCAGGTTTAGCTTATCCTTGTTATATGTCGCCAGAAGAGCTTGATAGGCTGCGTGATGCACAGCGTGAGCGCGGTGAAAAGCCGCGCTATGACGGCCGCTGGCGGCCGGAGGAGGGTAAACAATTACCGCCGCTGCCGGCTGGCGTTAAACCCGTTGTGCGTTTTAAAAACCCAACCACAGGCTCCGTCATTTGGGAGGATGCCGTTAAAGGACGGGTTGAGATTGCCAACCAAGAACTGGATGATCTGATTATTGCGCGGCCAGATGGCACGCCCACGTATAATTTTTGTGTCGTCGTTGATGATATTGATATGCGTATCACGCATGTGATCCGCGGCGATGATCATGTGAATAACACCCCCCGCCAACTTAATATCTTAAGCGCGCTCGGCCAGACCCCGCCTATTTACGCACATTTACCTACCGTGCTAGATGCGAATGGCGAGAAAATGTCAAAGCGTAATGGCGCCATGAGCGTTATCCAATATCGTGACGAGGGCTATTTACCAGAGGCGGTGCTGAATTATCTAGCTCGCTTAGGCTGGTCACATGGCGATGACGAGATTTTTTCATGCGAGCAACTGGTCGCTTGGTTTGACCTTGAGCATCTGGGCAAATCGCCAGCTCAATATGACCCGGATAAATTGAAGTGGCTCAATCAGCATTATATTAAGCATGCTGATGATGCTCGTTTGGCTCAACTCGTGCAGCCGTTTCTTACCACGCTTGAAGTCGATTGGACCCAAGGGCCGGCGTTAACTGAGGTGGTTGCGCTACTGAAAGATCGAGCCGCAACGCTAAGAGAATTGGCAGCTGCCGCAGTGATATTTTATCGAGCGCCAGACACGCCTCTAGATGAACTTGCGCAACATTTAACTGAGCCTGTGCGCCTAGCGCTGGCTGAGCTTGGACAGAATTTAAGCAATATTGAATGGCTGCGCACGACAATTAATGCCGCCCTTAAAACAGTATTAAAGGCACATGGGCTTAAGATGCCGCAGTTGGCGATGCCGTTACGCTTGTTGATAGCAGGGACCACGCATACGCCATCGATCGATGCTGTGCTTGAATTATTTGGCCGCGAAAGAGTGCTGGCAAGGCTTGCTACGGTTACTCGTTAG
- a CDS encoding ABC transporter ATP-binding protein, translating into MRALKISKTFKTLGFLLSCLWANERYARVQVAAAIACTAFVIGLSVVTPVLLKWLIDGFSSVSTSSITAYMLCIAYGCAWFLAQALRRGEQYLAIAINERIKRFITLNYVSQVLDRSAAALSEHQSGAAASEVSRAQDSVMRALFGIFWNIAPLCVAIGLACIVVFSLFGAVYAAVLIGFLAAYLYSTMLTVAHCTPLQRKKNLLSDRASACLIDTLTHADTVKAFSNEASELAQLEGTFRAREQASIQIARHMEVLGALQLLIVGIGLTTMTSLACRDILAHRLTVGDFVLLNSYLLQFTLPLSTFGYVIREARLGLFNLEELLDKINTRWLFKPASRTLFERAPSIEFKQADFSHVPGKYVLREASFSIPAGAFCAIVGPTGVGKSTLMKLLLRLYSLDSGAILINGQPIESFSEQVLRQSVSYATQDAHLLDRSLRENICFACPQAADTEIARAINTAALTPVVAAASAGLETPIGERGNKLSGGERQRVALARALLRPSHLLLLDEPTAALDAQTEATIFKNLHEEYRQTTRLIIAHRLPAIQHADLILVLKDGTIAEQGNHRSLLAQDGIYASLWHKQVGSNVIEQRQVSAAF; encoded by the coding sequence GTGAGAGCACTAAAAATATCCAAAACTTTCAAAACGCTTGGTTTTCTACTGAGTTGCTTATGGGCAAATGAGCGCTATGCGCGCGTGCAAGTTGCTGCCGCCATTGCCTGTACAGCTTTTGTGATTGGCCTGAGCGTCGTGACACCCGTGCTCCTCAAATGGCTGATCGACGGTTTTTCTAGTGTATCGACTTCATCCATCACGGCCTATATGCTATGCATAGCTTACGGCTGTGCGTGGTTCCTTGCGCAGGCCTTGCGGCGAGGCGAGCAATATCTTGCGATTGCAATCAACGAGCGCATCAAGCGATTCATCACACTAAACTATGTCAGCCAGGTACTCGATCGTTCTGCTGCAGCGCTCAGTGAGCACCAAAGCGGTGCTGCCGCGAGTGAAGTGAGCCGAGCGCAAGACAGTGTGATGCGCGCACTGTTCGGAATTTTCTGGAATATCGCGCCACTTTGCGTTGCAATCGGCTTGGCCTGTATTGTCGTGTTTTCGCTGTTTGGTGCGGTCTATGCTGCGGTGCTCATCGGCTTTTTAGCCGCTTATCTGTATTCCACCATGCTCACAGTTGCGCACTGTACGCCATTGCAGCGCAAGAAAAATCTGCTATCGGATCGTGCCTCGGCCTGTCTGATTGATACGCTGACGCATGCAGATACTGTCAAAGCCTTTTCAAATGAAGCCAGCGAACTAGCGCAGCTTGAGGGCACTTTCAGAGCCCGCGAACAAGCCAGCATCCAGATCGCACGCCACATGGAGGTGCTCGGCGCGCTGCAGTTATTAATTGTTGGCATCGGGCTAACCACGATGACCTCTCTGGCGTGCCGCGATATCCTCGCGCACCGGCTTACTGTGGGCGACTTCGTACTTTTAAATAGTTACCTATTGCAATTTACGCTGCCGTTGAGCACGTTCGGTTATGTCATCCGTGAAGCTCGGCTGGGCTTGTTTAATCTTGAAGAACTACTGGACAAAATCAATACCCGATGGCTTTTCAAGCCCGCCAGCCGTACGCTTTTTGAACGAGCGCCATCGATCGAATTCAAGCAAGCTGATTTTAGCCATGTGCCTGGCAAATATGTTTTACGAGAGGCTAGTTTTTCAATTCCAGCGGGGGCATTTTGTGCAATTGTCGGCCCGACCGGGGTCGGGAAATCTACCTTGATGAAACTGCTGTTGCGTTTGTATTCGCTCGATAGCGGCGCCATTCTGATCAATGGTCAACCGATTGAATCGTTTTCCGAGCAAGTGCTACGCCAGTCGGTCAGCTATGCGACTCAAGACGCGCATTTGCTAGATCGTTCGCTGCGTGAAAATATCTGTTTTGCTTGCCCGCAGGCAGCAGACACAGAAATTGCGCGGGCCATCAACACCGCAGCACTCACGCCGGTGGTCGCCGCTGCAAGCGCTGGGCTCGAAACGCCGATTGGCGAACGAGGCAACAAACTATCCGGCGGCGAACGGCAGCGCGTAGCGCTCGCCCGTGCACTTTTACGACCCAGCCACCTACTTCTTCTAGACGAGCCGACGGCGGCGCTCGACGCGCAAACTGAGGCGACGATTTTCAAGAATTTGCATGAAGAGTATCGACAAACCACTCGACTGATCATCGCACATCGGCTGCCAGCCATTCAGCATGCGGATTTAATCCTAGTATTAAAAGACGGCACTATCGCTGAGCAAGGTAACCATCGCAGTCTGTTGGCGCAAGACGGTATTTATGCCAGCCTCTGGCATAAGCAGGTTGGGTCTAATGTCATTGAACAGCGTCAAGTCAGCGCAGCTTTTTGA
- a CDS encoding asparagine synthase C-terminal domain-containing protein: protein MTVLGIAYPKTQELLTANRDWVLTHDKSGQLAGALWQEADERHSTRALCREEAAYFYCFYGQAFSKQDNTEINESDLREIALKGPALLTAKFWGAYLFVCFDKAAKKFICCCDPSNQWPVYWSWSERHGLLFSDTMTCLHQALTEAGERPGWNTSFFTTWLRTGSVQSGEMPFDRISELPAGCAIFYTHGGKPEMLPVWDPLMRSAYGPLAQNPYDILKNYLSLHVSDDDRPVLELSGGLESSSVLLALRALAPTTQRLSCAHYYNSKIGSSNELEHARRVAHSTGAHLNEIDNPVLSFAPTTQIPRVAKPHLRYCLLAFHQHFANSLDERENSMLISGHGGDALFLAPPPFGVLADAMLTLRWRQLFRMAMDLALIRRTSLAQIMWHATQSLFSPNPAKGLKSTFGLLSDAAQLEPLDGWSHLHPFIQKTKVRLPGKLYQLFLAYLSLDDVRTPAYPFKSGTHYPFLCQPMVEFALSVPSYRHFEGAHNRIVLRKSVSAATHYPHLWRRNKGETSGINLLGIRQHKDHVMAHCLEGYLAKEGYIDPIRTRTAIQESSKGRNGYFMDLMQVYAAELFIQGWQ from the coding sequence ATGACCGTTCTCGGCATCGCTTATCCCAAAACACAGGAGCTTTTAACAGCAAACCGGGACTGGGTTTTAACCCATGATAAAAGCGGCCAGCTAGCGGGTGCATTATGGCAAGAGGCAGATGAGCGTCATAGTACGCGCGCCCTGTGTCGAGAGGAGGCAGCGTATTTTTATTGCTTTTATGGACAAGCGTTTTCAAAGCAAGACAATACTGAAATTAATGAAAGTGACCTACGTGAAATTGCCTTAAAAGGCCCCGCTTTATTAACCGCCAAATTTTGGGGGGCGTATTTATTTGTTTGCTTTGATAAGGCGGCCAAAAAATTTATTTGCTGTTGTGACCCAAGTAATCAGTGGCCCGTCTATTGGTCATGGTCTGAGCGTCACGGGCTACTGTTTTCAGACACGATGACCTGTTTGCATCAGGCGCTTACAGAGGCAGGCGAGCGCCCGGGATGGAATACATCGTTCTTTACCACTTGGTTACGCACCGGCTCGGTACAAAGTGGTGAGATGCCATTTGATCGTATTTCAGAACTTCCGGCAGGGTGTGCGATTTTCTATACGCATGGAGGCAAGCCAGAGATGCTGCCTGTTTGGGACCCGCTCATGCGTTCTGCCTATGGGCCTCTCGCTCAAAATCCATACGATATTTTAAAAAATTACCTGAGTTTGCATGTATCTGACGACGATCGGCCGGTCTTAGAGCTTTCAGGTGGCTTGGAGTCGAGTTCCGTGTTGCTGGCTTTGCGGGCGCTAGCCCCTACTACGCAACGGCTTTCTTGTGCCCATTATTACAACTCCAAGATTGGCTCGTCCAATGAGCTTGAGCATGCGCGCCGCGTTGCTCACAGCACGGGCGCCCACCTTAACGAGATTGATAACCCAGTTTTGTCATTCGCTCCGACCACGCAAATCCCGCGCGTCGCGAAGCCGCATCTCCGCTATTGCTTGCTCGCCTTTCATCAGCATTTTGCCAACTCGCTCGACGAGCGTGAAAACAGCATGTTAATTAGCGGACATGGCGGAGATGCACTTTTTCTCGCACCCCCGCCTTTTGGTGTATTAGCCGATGCAATGCTCACCTTACGCTGGCGGCAGCTGTTTCGGATGGCGATGGATTTGGCATTGATCCGCCGAACATCGCTCGCCCAAATTATGTGGCATGCAACCCAGTCTTTATTTTCTCCAAATCCTGCTAAAGGACTTAAGAGCACGTTTGGGCTACTGTCTGACGCAGCTCAACTAGAGCCACTCGATGGCTGGTCCCATTTACATCCATTTATTCAGAAGACCAAGGTTCGCCTGCCTGGCAAGTTATACCAGTTGTTCCTGGCATACTTGTCACTAGATGATGTCAGAACCCCCGCCTATCCTTTCAAAAGCGGCACGCATTATCCATTTCTTTGTCAGCCAATGGTGGAATTCGCTTTGTCGGTACCCAGCTACCGTCACTTTGAGGGTGCACATAATCGCATTGTCCTTAGAAAATCCGTCTCCGCCGCGACTCATTATCCGCACCTCTGGCGGCGTAATAAAGGCGAAACATCCGGCATCAATTTGCTCGGCATACGCCAACATAAAGACCATGTGATGGCACACTGCCTTGAGGGTTACCTAGCCAAGGAAGGCTATATTGACCCTATTCGAACCCGCACGGCAATCCAAGAGAGCAGCAAAGGTCGTAATGGCTATTTCATGGACCTTATGCAGGTTTATGCCGCTGAACTCTTTATTCAAGGATGGCAGTAG
- a CDS encoding burhizin family lasso peptide produces the protein MTKSKAINTQEIQLDDDALMEFCASESTMGAVGEKNEAGFGKYDDDAV, from the coding sequence ATGACCAAGAGCAAAGCAATCAATACGCAAGAGATCCAATTGGACGATGATGCACTGATGGAGTTTTGTGCGTCTGAATCGACCATGGGCGCCGTCGGAGAAAAAAATGAAGCTGGTTTTGGCAAGTACGACGACGACGCAGTTTGA
- a CDS encoding glutathione S-transferase family protein: MLTLYFAPHTCALSVLIVLKWLDAPHKVEKVKLGDPAYQKLVPLGMVPAMTDDEGPIMTQAAALLKYLVNKYPQAQLGSDGTLLGNYALDEKLSFLTGDFHPAFWPFFSPKRYTVNSDEESIMAVKTASYARVDRVMLELDRQLDSTPYLLGQHRSIADAYAFTMARWADYFPKTTRHYPNVHRFMQAMQTDEGVQAALQHQA, encoded by the coding sequence ATGCTCACTTTATATTTTGCCCCTCATACCTGCGCACTTTCTGTACTGATTGTATTGAAATGGCTTGATGCGCCTCATAAAGTTGAAAAAGTGAAGTTAGGCGACCCGGCATATCAAAAACTCGTACCGCTTGGCATGGTGCCGGCGATGACGGATGATGAGGGCCCTATCATGACGCAAGCGGCCGCTCTTTTAAAATATCTCGTCAATAAATATCCACAAGCACAGCTAGGCAGCGATGGCACCCTTCTTGGCAACTATGCACTTGATGAAAAGCTTTCCTTTCTGACCGGTGATTTTCATCCAGCTTTTTGGCCTTTTTTCTCGCCAAAGCGCTATACCGTGAATAGCGATGAAGAAAGTATCATGGCGGTAAAAACCGCAAGCTATGCTCGCGTTGATCGGGTGATGCTGGAATTGGATCGTCAGCTTGACTCAACTCCATATCTGCTCGGTCAACACCGCAGTATTGCCGATGCTTATGCATTTACCATGGCGCGTTGGGCAGACTATTTTCCTAAAACGACTCGCCACTATCCTAACGTCCATCGTTTCATGCAAGCCATGCAGACAGATGAAGGCGTGCAAGCCGCATTGCAACATCAAGCTTAA
- a CDS encoding DUF1289 domain-containing protein: protein MSSTLHDLPDSPCIGICSTLFDEVCIGCGRTAFEVSNWVFFSDEEKRLVWQRIIQENQAMRFTRGPA from the coding sequence ATGTCATCCACACTGCACGACCTTCCTGATAGCCCTTGTATCGGCATCTGTTCAACTCTTTTTGATGAAGTTTGCATAGGCTGTGGGCGAACTGCATTTGAAGTATCAAACTGGGTATTTTTCAGTGATGAAGAAAAGCGCCTAGTGTGGCAGCGCATCATCCAAGAGAATCAGGCCATGCGTTTCACGCGCGGGCCGGCATAA
- a CDS encoding NADPH-dependent FMN reductase, with product MNAPRILVLAGSLRTGSYNRLLAKAAAQQLETLNAQVTRLDLADYPLPIYDGDLEQASGVPTIARELHAVIASHQGVFIASPEYNASVPPLLLNAIAWVSRVNENGGKLTAFGQPVFALGSASPGNFGGYRGLLALRQLLAWTLQSQVLPQVVAVGQAHIAFDEQGQLKDESAKNMLKELTAQLVKIASCVK from the coding sequence ATGAACGCTCCCCGTATCCTGGTCTTGGCTGGTTCACTGCGCACCGGCTCCTACAACCGCTTACTTGCCAAAGCAGCCGCACAGCAACTGGAGACGCTAAACGCGCAGGTCACCCGATTAGATCTAGCCGATTATCCGCTGCCAATTTATGACGGCGACCTAGAGCAAGCCAGCGGTGTGCCAACGATTGCCCGCGAGTTGCACGCGGTCATCGCGTCTCATCAAGGTGTGTTTATTGCCAGCCCAGAGTACAATGCAAGCGTTCCACCGCTGTTACTAAATGCCATTGCTTGGGTCTCCCGCGTCAATGAAAATGGCGGCAAACTCACCGCCTTCGGCCAGCCAGTGTTTGCCCTTGGAAGTGCTTCACCCGGCAATTTTGGAGGCTATCGCGGGCTGTTAGCATTGCGTCAATTATTGGCCTGGACACTACAAAGCCAGGTTTTGCCACAGGTGGTAGCAGTGGGCCAAGCTCACATTGCATTCGATGAGCAGGGCCAACTCAAAGACGAATCAGCTAAAAATATGCTGAAGGAATTGACTGCACAACTCGTAAAAATAGCCAGTTGTGTAAAATAA
- a CDS encoding polyamine ABC transporter substrate-binding protein: MPQVLICVWCATPLALAGPNEPRLNLYNWSDYIAKDTVAGFEKQTGIKARYDVYDSADTLQAKLLTGRSGYDVVTPPSNYAGRLRTADIFEPLDQSKLPNLKNLDPQLMEIVAGADPGNRYFVPWAYGTTGLGYNVTKVRQVLGEDVPLDSWDILFKPEYVSKLKSCGVSMLDAPDQLFAAALHYLGKAPDSTNPEDYRAALKVLKQIRPYITQFNSSGYINDLVGGDICFAFGWSGDVVIAGRRAREAKKEYQIQYFIPRSGAPIWFDVMAIPKDAPHKEAALQWINYIETPQVHAAMTNQVYYPSANLAAKKYLDPLVANDPAIYPSPEMIKKLFLLKPLPPETARLMTRLWTEFKTGF; this comes from the coding sequence TTGCCGCAAGTTTTAATCTGTGTATGGTGCGCTACGCCATTGGCGTTGGCCGGTCCAAACGAGCCGCGGCTGAATCTTTATAATTGGTCTGACTATATTGCCAAGGATACGGTTGCCGGTTTTGAAAAACAAACGGGCATTAAAGCACGGTATGACGTTTACGATAGTGCTGACACTTTGCAAGCGAAGCTGTTAACGGGACGCTCTGGTTACGATGTGGTGACCCCCCCCAGCAATTATGCTGGCCGGCTGCGTACCGCAGACATTTTTGAGCCGCTTGATCAATCAAAACTGCCTAACCTGAAAAATCTTGATCCTCAACTGATGGAGATTGTTGCCGGCGCCGATCCGGGTAACCGTTATTTTGTGCCGTGGGCCTATGGCACGACGGGTCTAGGCTATAACGTCACCAAAGTGCGTCAGGTGCTCGGTGAAGATGTGCCGCTTGATAGTTGGGATATTCTCTTTAAGCCCGAATATGTATCCAAGCTGAAAAGTTGTGGAGTGTCTATGCTGGATGCGCCAGATCAATTGTTTGCCGCAGCGCTGCATTATCTTGGTAAAGCCCCCGACAGTACAAACCCGGAAGATTATAGGGCGGCGCTCAAGGTGCTCAAGCAAATCCGGCCCTATATTACGCAATTTAATTCATCGGGGTATATCAATGATTTAGTCGGGGGCGATATCTGTTTTGCTTTTGGCTGGTCCGGCGATGTGGTGATTGCTGGGCGCCGTGCGCGTGAGGCAAAGAAAGAGTATCAGATTCAATATTTTATTCCGCGCAGTGGGGCGCCTATTTGGTTTGACGTGATGGCCATTCCCAAAGATGCACCGCATAAAGAAGCTGCGCTGCAATGGATTAACTATATTGAAACGCCACAGGTGCATGCCGCCATGACTAACCAAGTCTACTATCCCAGCGCGAATCTGGCGGCTAAGAAGTATCTTGATCCATTAGTGGCGAACGATCCGGCAATTTATCCCAGCCCCGAGATGATTAAAAAGCTATTTTTGCTTAAGCCGCTACCGCCTGAGACGGCGCGTTTAATGACGCGACTCTGGACTGAATTTAAAACGGGATTTTAG
- a CDS encoding ABC transporter permease subunit — MKVWLQRLAPQGRAAVIAGPYIWLLLFFFVPFLLVVKISFTDLRLGIPPYTELTALKDGALKITLQLSNYAFLLTDSLYFATYVNSLKVAAISTGLCLLLGYPMAYYIARSHPATRNILLMAVMLPFWTSFLIRIYAWIGILKNNGLLNNFLLWAGLIETPIELYHTNIAVYIGMVYSYLPFLVMPLYAHLVKMDLRLLEAAHDLGARPWKAFVQITLPLSRNGIMAGCLLVFIPAVGEYVIPELLGGADTLMIGRVMWNEFFNNADWPMASAVTCAMVLLLLVPMALFQHAQVKELASKS, encoded by the coding sequence ATGAAGGTATGGCTGCAACGCTTAGCCCCACAGGGCCGCGCCGCGGTCATTGCGGGTCCTTATATTTGGCTATTACTTTTTTTCTTTGTGCCCTTTTTGCTGGTCGTAAAAATCAGCTTTACGGATTTGCGGCTGGGAATTCCACCTTATACCGAGTTGACCGCGCTCAAAGATGGCGCGCTAAAAATCACTCTGCAATTATCGAATTACGCGTTCTTGCTAACAGATAGCCTGTATTTTGCGACCTATGTTAATTCATTAAAAGTGGCGGCGATTTCGACCGGGCTGTGCTTGTTGCTCGGTTATCCGATGGCGTATTACATTGCGCGCTCACATCCTGCCACGCGCAATATCTTGCTGATGGCCGTGATGCTGCCTTTTTGGACCTCGTTCTTGATTCGCATTTATGCGTGGATTGGTATTCTGAAGAATAATGGTTTATTGAATAATTTTCTGCTGTGGGCAGGTTTGATTGAAACCCCGATTGAGCTTTATCACACGAATATCGCTGTCTATATCGGTATGGTGTATTCGTATTTGCCTTTTTTAGTGATGCCGCTCTATGCGCATTTAGTCAAAATGGATTTGCGCTTATTGGAGGCGGCTCATGACTTGGGGGCGCGGCCATGGAAAGCCTTTGTGCAAATTACGCTGCCGCTCTCAAGAAACGGCATTATGGCGGGTTGTCTGCTGGTTTTTATTCCAGCGGTGGGGGAATATGTGATTCCAGAGTTGCTTGGCGGAGCGGATACTTTAATGATTGGCCGCGTTATGTGGAACGAATTTTTCAATAATGCTGATTGGCCAATGGCTTCGGCAGTGACTTGTGCGATGGTGCTACTGTTACTCGTGCCAATGGCGCTGTTTCAGCACGCCCAAGTTAAAGAACTCGCAAGCAAGTCATGA
- a CDS encoding ABC transporter permease subunit codes for MKPNRSLRLTMLGMGFFFLYAPILSLIVYSFNESTLVTVWTGFSLKWYQALLHDEELLAAAWLSLRIAALTAFASVAIGTWAGFVLARMGRFRGFTLYSAMINAPLVIPEVIQGISLLLLFVELSNCFGWPAERGILTIWAGHVMLGISYVAIIVQSRVRDLNPALEEAALDLGATPIKVFFTVTLPLISQALIAGWLLSFTLSLDDLVLSSFLSGPGSTTLPLVVFSRVRLGLNPEMNALATIFITVVTIGVVIATHMMQVAERKHRMQTL; via the coding sequence ATCAAACCAAACCGATCATTACGCCTCACCATGCTGGGTATGGGCTTCTTTTTTCTGTATGCGCCGATTCTAAGCTTGATTGTCTACTCGTTTAACGAGTCGACCTTAGTGACGGTCTGGACAGGTTTTTCGCTGAAATGGTACCAAGCGCTGCTCCATGACGAAGAACTGCTAGCCGCTGCGTGGTTATCGTTACGGATTGCAGCGCTGACAGCCTTTGCATCGGTGGCCATTGGCACCTGGGCGGGCTTTGTGCTCGCGCGCATGGGGCGCTTTCGCGGCTTTACGCTGTATAGTGCGATGATTAATGCGCCGTTGGTGATTCCCGAGGTGATTCAAGGAATCTCGTTATTATTGCTCTTTGTCGAATTGAGCAATTGCTTCGGTTGGCCGGCTGAGCGAGGGATCCTGACCATCTGGGCGGGTCACGTGATGCTGGGTATTTCTTATGTGGCGATTATTGTGCAGTCGCGCGTGCGCGACTTAAATCCGGCGCTAGAAGAAGCGGCGCTTGATCTTGGCGCTACCCCGATTAAGGTATTTTTTACTGTCACTTTACCTTTAATTTCACAAGCCTTGATAGCCGGCTGGTTGCTATCGTTCACGTTGTCACTCGATGATCTTGTGTTATCGTCCTTTTTGTCGGGACCGGGTTCGACAACCTTGCCGTTGGTTGTCTTCTCGCGCGTGCGCCTGGGTTTAAATCCAGAAATGAATGCACTTGCTACGATTTTTATTACAGTTGTAACAATTGGTGTTGTGATTGCAACCCATATGATGCAAGTTGCGGAGCGTAAGCATAGGATGCAAACCTTATAA
- the pbpG gene encoding D-alanyl-D-alanine endopeptidase, whose amino-acid sequence MRNSFIRSTLPPALCLSVMMALSILPRLASAAPAASCAAAPLAGAVKGLTYAPRKPSTVRSRRVASSNVKSNTAAYRTPAYRQRAQVRRTKVRRVAFKPSAPSLGRSFGLHQTPDALALRSSVAYVIDQNTNEALFEKNARVVLPIASISKLMTAMVTLDANLPLTDTLEVSNEDRDFEKGTGSRLSVGSRLSRADMLHIALMSSENRAAAALSRHYPGGRLAFITAMNQKAQALGMKDTHFFDSTGLTSRNVSSARDLAKMVNVAYQYPLIREFSTNAGHHVFTGKKAIQYKSTNALVRNASLEIGLQKTGFIREAGECLVMQVTIQNRPLIIVLLDSTDKYSRLGDAMRIHTWVGNGGVQHISRTDAAAAI is encoded by the coding sequence ATGCGAAATAGCTTTATTCGCTCTACGCTGCCACCGGCGCTGTGTTTAAGTGTGATGATGGCGCTTAGCATTCTGCCCCGGCTAGCCTCTGCGGCTCCTGCGGCGAGCTGTGCAGCTGCGCCGTTGGCGGGCGCTGTAAAGGGTTTGACCTATGCGCCGCGTAAGCCAAGCACGGTCCGCTCCAGACGGGTTGCCAGCAGCAATGTAAAAAGTAATACGGCAGCCTATAGAACTCCGGCCTACCGGCAGCGCGCACAAGTGCGGCGCACGAAGGTACGACGAGTGGCATTTAAGCCCTCCGCGCCATCGCTAGGCCGCTCCTTTGGCCTCCACCAAACGCCCGATGCGCTGGCTTTACGTTCAAGTGTGGCGTATGTGATTGATCAAAATACGAATGAGGCGCTTTTTGAAAAAAATGCCCGGGTAGTGTTGCCAATTGCTTCGATTAGTAAGCTGATGACCGCAATGGTGACGCTCGACGCCAATTTGCCGCTGACTGACACACTTGAAGTTAGCAACGAAGACCGCGATTTTGAAAAAGGCACGGGCTCGCGCTTATCCGTAGGGTCGCGCTTATCGCGCGCCGATATGCTGCATATTGCGTTGATGTCATCTGAAAACCGCGCTGCGGCTGCTTTGTCGCGCCACTATCCAGGTGGCCGGCTGGCTTTTATTACGGCGATGAACCAAAAAGCCCAAGCCTTGGGGATGAAGGATACGCATTTTTTCGACTCCACTGGACTCACCAGCCGTAATGTTTCCAGCGCGCGTGATCTGGCTAAAATGGTCAACGTGGCCTATCAGTATCCGTTGATCCGTGAGTTCTCAACCAATGCTGGCCATCATGTCTTTACCGGCAAAAAGGCCATTCAGTATAAAAGCACCAATGCGCTGGTACGCAATGCTAGCTTGGAAATCGGCCTGCAGAAAACGGGCTTTATCCGTGAAGCGGGAGAATGTTTGGTGATGCAAGTCACCATACAAAATCGCCCACTGATTATCGTTTTGCTTGACTCAACCGATAAATACTCACGACTTGGCGATGCTATGCGCATACACACTTGGGTCGGTAATGGTGGCGTGCAGCATATCAGTCGAACTGATGCTGCTGCCGCCATCTAA
- a CDS encoding transposase, with protein sequence MSKPLPELAHGLFGTLYADKGDIQEVSFGANISTLVKLIEKGKL encoded by the coding sequence TTGAGTAAGCCTTTACCTGAGCTAGCGCATGGACTGTTTGGCACGCTTTATGCTGACAAAGGCGATATTCAGGAAGTGAGTTTTGGAGCCAACATATCAACATTGGTCAAGTTGATCGAAAAAGGCAAGCTCTGA